A single window of Rhodococcus jostii RHA1 DNA harbors:
- a CDS encoding SDR family oxidoreductase: MNSATTSEVRPAPDTLFSVAGRTAVVTGGSRGIGAMIARGLVQGGAHVVITSRKEEQCRATAEAIHSEADAAGTAGRCTPVASDLSSAEGVTGLVDWLGEHLTSIDVLVNNAGATWGAPLEEFPLIGWTKVLNTNLVAPFYLITGTLPLLRNAARPDRPARVINIGSVDALTTPSWENYSYSASKAGLHMLTRHLAKQLAADGITVNAIAPGPILTDMLGHVAADPEVEAELLGRVPLGRYGQTDDLIGTVRFLASRAGSYLTGSIIPLDGGISGCAG; encoded by the coding sequence ATGAATAGTGCAACCACCTCCGAAGTGCGACCGGCACCCGACACCCTCTTCTCTGTCGCCGGGAGGACCGCCGTCGTAACCGGTGGCTCACGAGGGATCGGCGCCATGATCGCCCGTGGCCTGGTACAGGGCGGTGCCCACGTCGTCATCACCAGCCGAAAGGAAGAGCAATGCCGCGCGACGGCCGAAGCCATCCATTCCGAGGCAGACGCTGCGGGAACGGCAGGACGCTGCACCCCCGTCGCCAGTGACCTGTCGTCGGCCGAAGGGGTGACCGGTCTGGTCGACTGGCTCGGCGAGCACCTGACAAGCATCGACGTCCTGGTGAACAATGCCGGGGCCACCTGGGGTGCGCCACTTGAAGAGTTTCCCCTCATCGGTTGGACGAAGGTGCTCAACACCAACCTTGTCGCTCCGTTCTACCTCATCACCGGAACGCTTCCGCTTCTGCGCAATGCAGCACGCCCCGACCGGCCCGCTCGTGTCATCAACATCGGCAGCGTGGATGCCTTGACTACACCGAGCTGGGAGAACTACTCCTACAGCGCGAGTAAAGCCGGGCTGCACATGCTCACCCGCCACTTGGCCAAGCAACTGGCGGCCGACGGCATCACGGTCAACGCGATCGCCCCCGGCCCGATCTTGACGGACATGCTCGGACACGTCGCGGCGGATCCAGAGGTCGAGGCAGAGCTCCTCGGGCGCGTCCCGCTGGGCCGCTACGGACAAACCGACGACCTGATCGGCACGGTCCGGTTCCTAGCCTCACGTGCGGGCTCTTATCTGACCGGCAGCATCATTCCGCTCGACGGTGGGATCTCCGGCTGCGCCGGCTGA
- a CDS encoding TetR/AcrR family transcriptional regulator has translation MAMKLPADERRAQLLEAALTIAAERGVDALTMRPLAAAAGTSVGIVHYHFHNKDTLLTQLGETQILQVNEGMRLAFGQYTEPAGLSGIPALEDLLRAGIRGLWPIIESTPHHQLLTYELTAHALRRRSAGNLAAGAIAQRQYRTMDAETVAFLTLCARRAGVTWITPVDQVARFALTCVNGLVLRWLVDRDSDAALIALDDLAAILTTKAR, from the coding sequence ATGGCGATGAAGCTGCCCGCCGATGAGCGCCGCGCCCAACTTCTGGAGGCGGCGTTGACGATCGCGGCCGAGCGGGGCGTCGACGCGCTGACCATGCGCCCGCTCGCCGCTGCCGCCGGGACGTCCGTGGGGATTGTGCACTACCACTTCCACAACAAGGACACCCTCCTCACACAACTGGGGGAAACCCAGATCTTGCAGGTCAACGAGGGGATGCGGCTGGCGTTCGGGCAGTACACCGAACCCGCCGGGCTGTCGGGGATCCCGGCCCTCGAGGATCTGCTGCGCGCCGGGATCCGTGGTCTGTGGCCGATCATCGAGTCCACCCCCCACCACCAGCTGCTGACCTACGAGCTGACCGCCCACGCGCTGCGCCGACGCAGCGCCGGCAACCTGGCGGCCGGGGCGATCGCCCAGCGGCAGTACCGCACCATGGACGCCGAGACCGTCGCGTTCCTCACCCTGTGCGCGAGGCGAGCCGGCGTCACCTGGATCACCCCGGTCGATCAGGTCGCCCGGTTCGCGCTCACCTGCGTGAACGGGTTGGTGCTGCGCTGGCTCGTCGACCGGGACAGCGACGCCGCCCTGATCGCCCTCGACGACCTCGCGGCGATCCTCACCACCAAAGCCCGCTGA
- a CDS encoding Ig-like domain-containing protein, translated as MILVAPPAAAATIDTTTTVSIQGMAATTCPVTLSAQVSPAFTGGTVLFKEGNVTLGTAAAVTNGTASVQHTFSTTGAHVVVATFSGARVGADDFRASTSGALTVTVATGLNLGSICLPIG; from the coding sequence ATGATCCTGGTGGCTCCACCGGCCGCCGCTGCGACCATCGACACCACCACGACGGTCTCGATCCAGGGTATGGCTGCGACAACGTGTCCAGTCACCTTGAGCGCACAGGTGTCACCCGCTTTCACCGGTGGGACGGTCCTTTTCAAGGAGGGCAATGTCACGCTCGGCACCGCTGCGGCGGTGACGAACGGAACCGCCAGTGTCCAGCACACCTTCAGTACGACGGGTGCGCATGTGGTGGTGGCAACTTTTAGCGGAGCAAGGGTTGGTGCGGACGATTTCAGAGCCTCCACGTCCGGAGCGCTGACCGTCACCGTCGCGACGGGACTGAATCTGGGCTCGATTTGCCTTCCCATCGGATGA
- the hadA gene encoding (3R)-hydroxyacyl-ACP dehydratase subunit HadA, which translates to MAGLIGRHHRVTGYEAGREKIREYARAVQDSHPAHFREDAAHELGYDGLIAPVTFVSILGSLAIEELFVRVLVGYDLRQMVHTDQQLVLHRPVRVGDRLDCDICLESFRQMGGTDIIATKNLITGQHQDPVATTRTTLIARTGGVADPELARAVAAVMMHKAPAPPAQ; encoded by the coding sequence ATGGCGGGGCTGATCGGCCGCCATCACCGGGTCACCGGCTACGAGGCCGGGCGGGAGAAGATCCGCGAATATGCCCGGGCCGTGCAGGATTCGCATCCCGCCCACTTCCGCGAAGACGCCGCCCACGAGTTGGGATACGACGGGCTGATCGCACCGGTCACGTTCGTGAGCATCCTCGGATCGCTTGCGATCGAGGAGCTGTTCGTGCGGGTGCTGGTCGGCTACGACCTGCGCCAGATGGTGCACACCGATCAGCAGCTGGTTCTGCATCGGCCGGTGCGGGTCGGGGACCGGCTGGACTGCGATATCTGTCTGGAGTCGTTCCGGCAGATGGGCGGCACCGATATCATTGCGACCAAAAACCTGATCACCGGCCAGCATCAGGATCCGGTGGCCACCACCCGCACCACACTCATCGCCCGCACCGGCGGGGTGGCCGATCCGGAACTGGCCCGGGCGGTGGCCGCGGTGATGATGCACAAGGCACCCGCACCCCCGGCGCAGTAG
- a CDS encoding cupin domain-containing protein, with protein MSGLIRKSLDSPEETRPFEDDMGKLELVNVTSGAVGRATFQPGWQWSKHVKPIAKTDSCQAAHMGYVISGRMKIVMDDGQDMEFGPGDLMICPPGHDAWILGDEPCVVIDWTGVADYAKR; from the coding sequence ATGTCCGGTCTCATCCGCAAGAGTCTCGATTCGCCCGAGGAAACCCGCCCCTTCGAGGACGACATGGGCAAGCTCGAACTCGTCAACGTCACGTCCGGCGCTGTGGGGAGGGCGACCTTCCAGCCCGGCTGGCAGTGGTCCAAACACGTCAAACCGATAGCCAAGACAGACAGCTGCCAGGCCGCTCACATGGGTTACGTCATCTCGGGTCGTATGAAGATCGTCATGGACGACGGGCAGGACATGGAGTTCGGCCCCGGCGATCTCATGATCTGCCCGCCCGGACACGACGCCTGGATTCTCGGCGATGAGCCCTGCGTGGTCATCGACTGGACCGGCGTCGCCGACTACGCCAAGCGGTAG
- a CDS encoding lipase family protein, with protein MAAVLGVLFLAMMVPVPASAEPLYPWPDPDPFYLAPADLGATAPGEVVRTRRIDTWMYANSDGWQVAFRSTNSAGNPILAVTTVLLPRGVANPPLVSYQAIVNSLGTKCAPSRALFNLEMQESPGMLLGLQRGWAVSVPDHLGPTGAYGAAKLGGMITLDSVRAVQRVTELGLANSPVALAGYSGGGMASAWAAALAPTYAPELRLAAVVQGGVPADLEQMAEGLGFNPHPGFGLAFAAAIGLEREYPDRLPVSSQLNETGLWLRDWMSNECRRFLLFHGAFRNAGQLAASTSLMASSAARQVLRENSLRYFEGVPTAPVYMWHGTLDGLTPFDSVAEVAHRYCAAGAKLTFVPYDISEHMTTAVVGFPDAYEFIAARFRGEPAPTRC; from the coding sequence ATGGCGGCGGTGCTCGGTGTCCTCTTCCTCGCAATGATGGTTCCGGTGCCGGCGAGCGCGGAACCGCTGTACCCGTGGCCGGACCCGGATCCGTTCTACCTCGCGCCCGCCGATCTCGGGGCCACGGCGCCGGGCGAGGTGGTGCGGACGCGGCGGATCGACACCTGGATGTACGCCAATTCCGATGGGTGGCAGGTCGCGTTCCGGTCGACGAACTCGGCCGGCAACCCGATTCTGGCGGTCACCACGGTGCTTCTACCTAGGGGTGTGGCGAATCCGCCGTTGGTGTCGTATCAGGCGATCGTGAACTCGTTGGGAACCAAGTGCGCGCCCTCGCGGGCGTTGTTCAACCTGGAGATGCAGGAATCGCCGGGAATGTTGCTGGGTCTGCAGCGGGGGTGGGCGGTCTCGGTGCCCGATCACCTCGGCCCGACCGGTGCGTACGGTGCGGCCAAGCTCGGCGGCATGATCACCCTGGACAGTGTCCGTGCGGTGCAGCGGGTGACCGAATTGGGGCTGGCGAACAGTCCCGTGGCGCTGGCGGGTTACTCGGGTGGGGGGATGGCGAGTGCGTGGGCGGCGGCGCTCGCGCCGACCTATGCGCCGGAGCTGAGGCTGGCGGCGGTGGTGCAGGGCGGGGTGCCGGCGGATCTCGAGCAGATGGCCGAGGGGCTGGGGTTCAACCCGCATCCGGGGTTCGGGCTGGCCTTCGCGGCGGCGATCGGTCTCGAGCGGGAATACCCGGACCGGTTGCCGGTGTCCTCGCAACTCAATGAGACCGGTCTGTGGTTGCGGGACTGGATGAGCAACGAGTGCCGGCGGTTCCTGCTGTTCCACGGTGCGTTCCGCAACGCCGGGCAGTTGGCGGCGTCGACGAGTCTGATGGCGAGTTCGGCGGCGCGTCAGGTGTTGCGGGAGAACAGCCTCCGCTATTTCGAGGGGGTGCCCACGGCGCCGGTGTACATGTGGCACGGCACGCTCGATGGGCTCACTCCGTTCGATTCGGTGGCGGAGGTGGCGCACCGGTACTGCGCGGCGGGTGCGAAGCTGACGTTCGTGCCGTACGACATTTCCGAGCACATGACCACCGCGGTGGTGGGTTTCCCGGATGCGTACGAGTTCATCGCGGCACGGTTCCGGGGGGAGCCCGCCCCGACACGGTGCTAA
- a CDS encoding helix-turn-helix transcriptional regulator, with amino-acid sequence MYSVDTLRSNEHDQRERGDWWRDQVSSIHCPMAFSLADSYRGTLQHQYSDTYQLVRWWGEAEVLSRTAADIRRHPHGAYELLLPVRGEVILEQDRREATITPAVMALTSLDTATVLRHGDGFSSVAFVIPRERIEARVPTLPPAGTVLDATSGLGRIVVDVVSSLRRERHELTGSQFDAIADRIVDLVALAYNADTAAPSVDVQEGLVTAIRRFVRENAHDPNLTGAVVATRLGWSLRHVQAQLQRIGTTPSDLIREERLALARLRLQDRGWSHQSVTQVAYSSGFGDLSTFSNAYRRAFGERPSDTRSAASEND; translated from the coding sequence TTGTATTCCGTCGATACGTTGCGCAGCAACGAGCACGACCAGCGTGAGCGCGGTGATTGGTGGCGCGATCAGGTCTCGTCGATCCACTGTCCGATGGCCTTCTCCCTTGCGGACAGCTACCGGGGAACCCTTCAGCATCAATACTCGGACACGTACCAGCTAGTTCGTTGGTGGGGCGAAGCGGAGGTCCTCTCCCGCACGGCAGCGGACATCCGTCGACATCCACATGGCGCCTACGAACTGCTCCTACCGGTCCGGGGTGAAGTAATCCTCGAGCAGGATCGTCGTGAAGCCACGATCACACCGGCGGTCATGGCTCTCACGTCGCTGGACACCGCGACTGTACTGCGCCATGGTGATGGCTTCTCCTCCGTTGCATTCGTGATTCCACGTGAGCGGATCGAGGCGCGGGTGCCGACATTGCCGCCCGCCGGCACCGTCCTCGATGCGACATCTGGACTGGGGCGCATCGTTGTCGACGTGGTCAGTAGTCTGCGCAGGGAGCGGCACGAGCTCACCGGTAGTCAGTTCGACGCGATCGCCGACCGAATCGTGGATCTCGTGGCGCTCGCCTACAACGCAGACACGGCCGCCCCCTCCGTCGATGTTCAGGAAGGGTTGGTCACCGCGATCCGACGCTTTGTTCGAGAGAATGCGCACGACCCGAACCTCACAGGTGCCGTGGTCGCGACGCGTCTCGGCTGGTCGCTCCGGCATGTTCAGGCCCAGTTGCAGCGGATTGGCACAACGCCGTCGGACCTCATCCGAGAGGAGCGTCTGGCGTTGGCCCGGTTGCGTCTTCAGGACCGTGGCTGGAGCCACCAGAGCGTGACTCAGGTGGCATACTCCTCAGGATTCGGCGACCTCAGCACTTTCAGTAATGCGTACCGGCGGGCCTTCGGTGAGCGCCCGTCCGACACACGTTCTGCGGCATCCGAAAACGACTGA
- a CDS encoding DUF4190 domain-containing protein: MSGPLTSPGRGDDPRRVEPGVDDRRVVDGRPVGVEERVVTKPARTSAAAAFALAVGTAAFVCVLIVILSPVGLVLGIIGLILGVIGLRAARRVGITGKGVAIAGLVLSGLAIVVSIAFAAGVVTVLNNDSAVERIEQEVDKMRDQLPTSVEVPQP, encoded by the coding sequence ATGAGTGGACCATTGACCAGCCCGGGACGCGGGGACGATCCGCGGCGGGTCGAGCCCGGGGTCGACGACCGCCGTGTCGTGGACGGCCGACCGGTTGGGGTCGAGGAGCGGGTGGTGACCAAGCCCGCGCGCACCAGCGCGGCCGCGGCGTTCGCACTGGCCGTCGGGACTGCCGCGTTCGTGTGTGTGCTGATCGTGATCCTGTCCCCGGTCGGGTTGGTGCTGGGCATCATCGGGTTGATCCTCGGAGTGATCGGTCTGCGGGCGGCCCGCCGGGTGGGGATCACTGGGAAGGGTGTGGCGATCGCTGGTCTGGTACTGAGCGGGTTGGCGATCGTCGTCTCGATTGCGTTTGCCGCCGGCGTGGTCACGGTCCTGAACAACGATTCGGCGGTGGAGCGGATCGAGCAGGAAGTGGACAAGATGCGCGACCAGCTCCCCACGAGTGTCGAGGTCCCGCAACCCTGA
- a CDS encoding SRPBCC family protein, producing the protein MSTITEAVDVAVPIRVAYDQWTHFESFPQFMEGVTEVRQIDSTTTHWVLDIAGQRREFNATITEQHPDERVAWRSDVGPDHAGVVTFHRLDDTHTRVTAQMDIDPDGMVESVADKLGVLTHRVKSDMAKFKEFIEARGTETGAWRGNVDRPDDTLPDQS; encoded by the coding sequence ATGAGCACAATCACCGAAGCAGTCGACGTCGCTGTCCCGATCCGCGTGGCGTATGACCAATGGACCCACTTCGAGTCGTTTCCTCAGTTCATGGAGGGGGTGACGGAGGTTCGGCAGATCGATTCCACCACCACCCATTGGGTGTTGGACATTGCCGGGCAGAGAAGGGAATTCAACGCCACGATCACCGAGCAGCACCCCGACGAGCGGGTGGCGTGGAGGTCCGACGTCGGCCCCGACCACGCCGGGGTGGTCACCTTTCACCGGCTCGACGACACCCACACCCGGGTCACCGCGCAGATGGATATCGATCCGGACGGAATGGTGGAGAGCGTCGCCGACAAGCTTGGTGTCCTGACCCACCGGGTGAAGTCCGACATGGCGAAGTTCAAGGAGTTCATCGAAGCGCGCGGCACCGAAACCGGCGCCTGGCGCGGGAACGTCGACCGCCCCGACGACACACTTCCCGACCAGTCCTGA
- a CDS encoding FAS1-like dehydratase domain-containing protein yields the protein MGPYLVGREKVREFAQSVSTTNAIHIDVDAARAAGHPDVVAPPTFVAVVVEPAVGQLLGSLDTGLDPARWSTGRRARGITGTSWPASSSPPA from the coding sequence GTGGGTCCGTATCTCGTTGGCAGGGAAAAGGTCCGCGAGTTCGCGCAGTCGGTGTCCACGACCAATGCCATCCACATCGATGTCGATGCCGCCCGCGCCGCCGGCCACCCGGACGTGGTCGCCCCGCCGACGTTCGTCGCGGTGGTGGTCGAACCCGCGGTCGGCCAGCTGCTTGGCAGCCTGGACACCGGGCTGGATCCGGCCCGGTGGTCCACGGGTCGCAGAGCGCGCGGTATCACCGGCACATCGTGGCCGGCGTCGAGCTCACCACCGGCCTGA
- a CDS encoding TetR/AcrR family transcriptional regulator — translation MPRLPADVRRGQLIDAAREITAQHGVAALTIRGVAEAAGVSLGVVHYHFEDKEELLTEMGQSLILEVSEAMRMAFSQLVGPLKKRGVPGLRELLCAGIRGLWPIIEATPDQQLLTYEITAQALRQRGAGNDSAGLVAARQYRTMDTEAVAFLNLCAHRAGVTWGTPVDQVARFALAVLDGAVLRWLVDRDSDAARTAFDDLVQIIAAKALEGEGSW, via the coding sequence ATGCCGAGGCTTCCCGCTGATGTGCGCCGTGGACAGCTCATCGACGCGGCGCGGGAGATCACCGCGCAACACGGTGTCGCCGCACTGACCATCCGCGGGGTGGCCGAAGCGGCCGGGGTCTCGCTCGGGGTGGTGCACTACCACTTCGAGGACAAGGAAGAGTTGCTCACCGAGATGGGGCAGAGTCTGATCCTCGAGGTCAGTGAGGCGATGCGGATGGCGTTCAGCCAACTCGTCGGACCCCTGAAAAAGCGCGGTGTCCCGGGACTGCGGGAACTCCTGTGCGCCGGAATCCGCGGCCTGTGGCCGATCATCGAGGCCACCCCCGATCAACAGTTGCTGACCTACGAGATCACCGCGCAGGCCCTGCGGCAACGCGGCGCCGGCAACGACTCGGCGGGGTTGGTCGCGGCCCGCCAGTACCGCACCATGGACACCGAGGCGGTCGCGTTCCTGAATCTGTGTGCACACCGGGCCGGTGTCACCTGGGGCACCCCGGTCGATCAGGTGGCGCGTTTCGCGCTGGCGGTGCTCGACGGGGCGGTGCTGCGCTGGCTCGTCGACCGGGACAGCGACGCCGCCCGCACCGCATTCGACGACCTGGTCCAGATCATCGCCGCGAAGGCACTCGAAGGGGAGGGCTCATGGTAG